The sequence TTTGCTTTGGCGGTTTCTATCAGTGAGTAACAAGCAGCGCTGGCTTCTGCGCCTTTACGAGTGTCGGCAAATAACCAGTTCTTACGGCCAATGGCGAAGGGTCGGATGGCATTTTCTGCCAAGGCGTTGCTGATCTTAAGATCGCCGCGCTCACAATAGCCCACCAGGTATTGCCACTGGTTTAAGGTGTAGTCGATGGCTTTTCTCAGAGCGCCGCCTTTCATGATTTTTGCAGCGTTCTTCTCAAGCCACAACTTAAATTCATTCAGCACTGGCACGCTGATTTCTTGTCGCGCCTTTAAACGCTCGTCGTCGGTTTTATCGGCAATACTGCTCTCTACACGATAGAGTTTGCGGATATAGCCCAGCGCTACATCGGTTTTATTCACTGTGCCTTTCTTGGCTTTAGCTTTAGAATCAGCGCTTTTATCGGCCTCAACAAATTTACGTCGTGCGTGATCCCAGCAGCCAATGCGCGTAATCGAATTGGCTTTGCAGACCGTGCTATAACCAGAATAGCCATCGGCTTGCAGCACGCCTTCAAAATCATCCAGCAAGCGCACAGCCACACTGCCTGCACGTGAAGGATCGTATTCAAAAAGAACACTCTGTTTTTCGGGCGGTCCGCCACGGATAACCCACATCCATTTATCCGATTGTGCTGTTTTACCGTCTTCTTTCAGCACCTGCAGACGGGTTTCATCCGCTTGCAAGTAATTACCGCTGTTTTGCACCTCGCGCATTAAGTGCAACAGAGGCTTGGCTTCGTCAGCAAAGCGTATGCACCATTGCGCCATGTTATTGCGATAAATCGGCTGGCCCAAGCCTTTAAATTTACTCTCTTGGCGATATAACGGCATACCGTATTGGTATTTGTCGGCAATCACATGGGCAATCAGCGAAGTGGTCACCGAGCACTTACCAAAGGGGTGCACTGGTCGCTGCGCAGCTACGATCTGTTCTTCTGATGCGTTGTTTTCAGAGGGAAACACGGCTTTTTCTTGCCAGTGCTCCAGCACTTTGAGTTGCGCTGGAATGTAGTGCAGCTCTTCTTTTACTTTAGTGAAGAAGGTTTTACTAGCGCCGGCTTTTTCTAGTTCAGTGAGCTTATGTTCAATGCGCTCACGCACAAGGCTTGCAGAAAAACCACGCTTGCGTGTCTGGCGCTCTTTGCGTTGCTGGGCAATGCCTTCGCCCTCATCTGGCAATTCAGGCAGGGACTCAAACAGCTCATCGAGTTGGGCTTCGAGCTCGATTTCATCAAAGAGGTTGAGCTGAAATTTAGATTTTTCACTGCTGGCACTGAATTTCTGTGTTTTCAGCAGACGGTTCATTTCTTCCAGCAGTTCAATACGGCGATGGGCATCTTGCAAAGCAGTGTTCTGCTCATCAATAACAGCTTGAAACTGTGCCACAACCAAACGCAATTCAGCGGCACTAAGGCCGCTTAAATCTGGGGTTTTAATGGTCGGTTTGGGCTGTTTTTTCATGCCGAAATTATAGCAAAACCCGCCACCAAAAGCACCCTTAAAAGCAGCCAAAACCCAGTGAAATCAGGCTAGCCAAGGCTGTTGTAGTGCAGTTTTTTATGGCCTTTAAAGAGGCTGATATCGTAACCATCCAGCAGCCAATTTATTTGCTCGCCCGTTAAGGCTAACAGCTCATCGGCAGGCCTAGGCCACTTGAATTTTTCCTCGGCCAGCGCCTTGTAGTACATGACAAAACCATTGTCTTCCCACATCACGCATTTGATTTTGTTGCGCTGGCGATTGGTAAAGGCATATAACGCACCGCTGAACGGGTTATGACCAAGCTCTTGCTCAACCAGCAAAGCCAAGCCATTGGCTTGCTTCCTAAAATCCACCGGCGCACGGTACAGATAAATTTCCGGCATCTGCTTGGCTGGCCGTAAATAACGCACCTTCATTACAACTGCCTCAGCATCGCCAGCACTACATCGAGATTACCTGCATTCACTCCAGAAAAACTTATGCCGCTGGGCAGATGAACACCCAACCCATCAGCACTGCTAGTCGAGGTCGCTAGCTGCGTAACCTGAGCAAAACCAGCAGACTTTGCAACCGCGTCTACCGGCTGAAACTTTCTACGCCAATAATTAAATTGTGCATAATTCAAATCATGCTGTTTGCAAAACGCAGCACCGGATAAATCCGATGCTTGCCAGGCATCAATATGTTGCTGCCAAAACTGCTGACGTTCTTGTGATGTCATCGCTAATACCTCTTTGAAAAAGACAGGTATTAGTGTGAAGCTGTATAGGTTGGCTTAAAAGATGCTGATTTAAGGGCGCTTACACTTAATCCATTAGAGTAGCCTTATCTGCTGGCTCATCAAACCTACTGTCACGAAAAGTGCGACGGTAATTGGAGGGCGAAGTGCCCAGCTGAGTGGAAAAGTGCTGACGCAATGACAGCGCGGTGCCGAAACCAACGTCTGCGCTGATGCGTTCAATCGATAAATCGGTGGTTTCTAGCAAGTGTTGTGCTCTGGCGACCCGTTCAGCGTTTAACCATTGACTCACCGTCGTACCCGTCATATCCCGAAAGCGTCGGGTAAAGGTACGGCGACTCATGTTCGCCTCGTCCGCCAAGGTATCGACCGATAAGGGTTGCGATAGCTTATCACGCGCCCATTCCAGTAAGTCTGGCAGGCGGTTATCGCTGGACAGTTGTTGTACGGGGCGTTCAATGTATTGGGCTTGGCCGCCTTGCCGGTGTGGTGGGGTAACCAGCATGCGGGCAAGGTGATTTGCTGTTTCAAAGCCGTGGCGTTGCCGGATCAAGTGCAGGCAGCAATCAATGGCAGCAACGGTTCCAGCCGAGGTGATAATGTTGTCATCAGCCACATACAACACATCTGGACGAAACACAGCCTGTGGAAAACGCTGCGCAAACATGTCACGTACTGCCCAGTGGGTGGTCGCTTCTCTTCCATCGAGCAGCCCAGCATCACCCAACACAAAAGCCCCCAGACACAAACCCACAATCAGTGAGCCCTGAGCATGGGCGAGTTGTAACGCTGAAATCAACTCGGCGGGTGCAGGCAACTCAGCATTTTTCCATGCAGGAATTATGATGATATCGGCCTGTTCCATGGCCTCCAACCCATCGCGCACCTCAATCACCACGCCCTGATCACTGCTAACAGAGCCAGGGGTTAGCGTGCAGTAGGTCAGATTGTAACGCGGGGATCCGGGTGGGTTTTCACTCGTACCGAACACCAGCCCCGGTACAGAAAAATGAAACAA comes from Pseudomonas sp. C27(2019) and encodes:
- a CDS encoding IS66 family transposase, translating into MKKQPKPTIKTPDLSGLSAAELRLVVAQFQAVIDEQNTALQDAHRRIELLEEMNRLLKTQKFSASSEKSKFQLNLFDEIELEAQLDELFESLPELPDEGEGIAQQRKERQTRKRGFSASLVRERIEHKLTELEKAGASKTFFTKVKEELHYIPAQLKVLEHWQEKAVFPSENNASEEQIVAAQRPVHPFGKCSVTTSLIAHVIADKYQYGMPLYRQESKFKGLGQPIYRNNMAQWCIRFADEAKPLLHLMREVQNSGNYLQADETRLQVLKEDGKTAQSDKWMWVIRGGPPEKQSVLFEYDPSRAGSVAVRLLDDFEGVLQADGYSGYSTVCKANSITRIGCWDHARRKFVEADKSADSKAKAKKGTVNKTDVALGYIRKLYRVESSIADKTDDERLKARQEISVPVLNEFKLWLEKNAAKIMKGGALRKAIDYTLNQWQYLVGYCERGDLKISNALAENAIRPFAIGRKNWLFADTRKGAEASAACYSLIETAKANSIDPQGYIKHILDHIGEADTLEKLEALLPWNVELG
- the tnpB gene encoding IS66 family insertion sequence element accessory protein TnpB (TnpB, as the term is used for proteins encoded by IS66 family insertion elements, is considered an accessory protein, since TnpC, encoded by a neighboring gene, is a DDE family transposase.), coding for MKVRYLRPAKQMPEIYLYRAPVDFRKQANGLALLVEQELGHNPFSGALYAFTNRQRNKIKCVMWEDNGFVMYYKALAEEKFKWPRPADELLALTGEQINWLLDGYDISLFKGHKKLHYNSLG
- a CDS encoding IS66 family insertion sequence element accessory protein TnpB, with translation MTSQERQQFWQQHIDAWQASDLSGAAFCKQHDLNYAQFNYWRRKFQPVDAVAKSAGFAQVTQLATSTSSADGLGVHLPSGISFSGVNAGNLDVVLAMLRQL
- a CDS encoding GlxA family transcriptional regulator — protein: MSDVEIAVLAFEGISLFHFSVPGLVFGTSENPPGSPRYNLTYCTLTPGSVSSDQGVVIEVRDGLEAMEQADIIIIPAWKNAELPAPAELISALQLAHAQGSLIVGLCLGAFVLGDAGLLDGREATTHWAVRDMFAQRFPQAVFRPDVLYVADDNIITSAGTVAAIDCCLHLIRQRHGFETANHLARMLVTPPHRQGGQAQYIERPVQQLSSDNRLPDLLEWARDKLSQPLSVDTLADEANMSRRTFTRRFRDMTGTTVSQWLNAERVARAQHLLETTDLSIERISADVGFGTALSLRQHFSTQLGTSPSNYRRTFRDSRFDEPADKATLMD